The Pantoea sp. At-9b genome includes a window with the following:
- the hpaI gene encoding 4-hydroxy-2-oxoheptanedioate aldolase, whose protein sequence is MSAPINGFKQALHNKQPQIGLWLALASPYSAEICGGAGFDWLLLDGEHAPNDVPLLMQQLQALAASPAHTVVRAPMDAPWLIKQLLDIGAQTLLIPMVESAEQAQRLVQAVRYPPHGIRGVGAALARASAFNRTPDYLTTANAQICLLLQVESRAGLAQLDAIAATDGVDGVFIGPADLAADMGFPGKPGAPEVQDVVEAALVRIQSHGKAAGILSADPTLCARYLALGATFVAVGSDVGLLVKATSALAADFR, encoded by the coding sequence ATGTCCGCACCCATCAATGGTTTTAAACAGGCGCTACACAACAAACAGCCGCAAATTGGCCTGTGGCTGGCGCTCGCCAGCCCTTACAGCGCCGAAATTTGTGGCGGGGCCGGGTTTGACTGGTTGCTGCTGGATGGCGAGCACGCCCCTAATGATGTGCCGCTGTTGATGCAACAGTTGCAGGCCCTGGCCGCTTCCCCGGCCCATACGGTAGTTCGCGCGCCAATGGATGCCCCCTGGCTGATCAAACAGTTGCTGGACATTGGCGCGCAGACGCTGCTGATCCCCATGGTGGAAAGTGCCGAACAGGCGCAGAGGTTGGTGCAAGCGGTGCGTTATCCGCCGCACGGCATACGCGGTGTGGGTGCAGCGCTGGCACGGGCCTCGGCCTTTAATCGCACGCCAGATTATCTCACCACCGCCAATGCACAGATTTGCCTGTTGCTACAGGTGGAGAGTCGTGCCGGGCTGGCGCAGCTGGATGCGATTGCGGCGACCGACGGGGTCGATGGCGTATTTATTGGGCCTGCCGATCTGGCAGCAGACATGGGGTTTCCCGGCAAGCCGGGTGCGCCGGAAGTCCAGGACGTGGTTGAAGCGGCGTTGGTGCGTATTCAGTCACATGGCAAAGCGGCGGGAATATTAAGCGCAGATCCAACGCTTTGCGCCCGTTATCTGGCGCTGGGCGCGACCTTTGTGGCGGTGGGCAGCGATGTCGGGTTGTTGGTGAAAGCCACCTCAGCACTGGCGGCGGATTTTCGTTAG
- a CDS encoding fumarylacetoacetate hydrolase family protein has translation MKLVRFTEQGRTRIGKVVGDQVIDLSGVPGVSGSMRQLLTSLATLRPRLDAVHSPAFALSAVQLEAPIQDAQKFLGIGMNYRKHAEEARQAGIPIPESQLWFNKQVSCINGPFAPVVKPAASEKMDYEIELGVVIGQRCRHVSASDAASVIAGYLIVNDVSARDWLHKSPTFTLGKSFDTHGPIGPWITTADEIPDPLRLEMKLYVNGELRQHADSGDMIYDIYAQIAYLSTVMTLEPGDILATGTPSGIGAPTGRFLQPGDVMRLEIEGLGHIENPVVEERL, from the coding sequence ATGAAACTGGTACGTTTTACCGAACAGGGCCGCACACGTATTGGCAAGGTCGTGGGTGATCAGGTGATTGACCTCTCCGGGGTGCCTGGCGTGAGTGGTTCGATGCGCCAATTGCTGACCAGCCTGGCGACGCTGCGCCCGCGCCTGGACGCGGTCCATAGCCCGGCGTTCGCCCTGTCTGCGGTGCAACTGGAAGCACCGATTCAGGATGCGCAGAAATTCCTTGGCATTGGCATGAATTACCGTAAACACGCTGAAGAGGCGCGTCAGGCGGGGATTCCGATCCCGGAAAGCCAGCTGTGGTTTAACAAACAAGTCTCCTGCATTAATGGCCCCTTCGCCCCGGTGGTGAAACCGGCCGCCAGCGAGAAAATGGATTACGAAATCGAGTTGGGGGTGGTGATAGGCCAGCGCTGCCGCCATGTCAGCGCCAGCGATGCCGCCAGCGTGATTGCGGGGTATCTGATCGTCAACGATGTGTCGGCGCGAGACTGGCTGCACAAATCGCCGACCTTCACGCTGGGCAAATCCTTCGACACCCACGGCCCGATTGGCCCGTGGATCACCACCGCCGATGAGATCCCCGATCCGCTGCGGCTGGAGATGAAGCTGTACGTGAACGGTGAGCTACGCCAGCACGCCGACAGTGGCGACATGATTTACGACATCTACGCGCAGATAGCCTACCTCTCAACCGTGATGACACTGGAACCGGGCGACATTCTGGCGACCGGAACACCTTCCGGCATCGGTGCACCAACCGGACGCTTCTTGCAGCCGGGAGATGTGATGCGGCTGGAGATTGAAGGTCTTGGCCATATTGAAAATCCGGTGGTTGAGGAACGGTTATGA
- a CDS encoding FAD-dependent monooxygenase has product MLDIVIIGAGPAGLAAALRLHQQGFRPRLFEAVAEIKPLGVGVDIKPYAVKEITEMGLYDAFVDISVEAKESIFYTGYGQQIFAEQCGKHMGYEYDQRFVHRGHLQMMLYRAVQERLGADAITLGCRCSHFEQDDSGVTVHFDTRLNPNAPQSVRADVVIGVDGIRSVVRSKLLPESARSHFSGLTLYRGVTVMPPFKTGGSILHIGDPIRQGTLIVYPIQNNVDGKGNQLVNWVIEQDEKPQSEEDWNQETGVKEIEHVFDDCQLDFIDVSAMIRNARECYLFPLIDHDPLPQWSFGRITLLGDAAHAMYPRGGNSVCQAFVDARVIAEKLASIADPVAALQAYELERREKVNWLVLASRGEGPEVVRRIVEERSGGKPFDDIEKIFPHEEALSIFSEYHAKAGMRIPTEKETDQPTKYQSVFATQK; this is encoded by the coding sequence ATGTTGGATATCGTCATCATTGGTGCTGGCCCGGCTGGCCTGGCTGCTGCTCTACGTCTGCATCAACAGGGTTTTCGCCCGCGCCTGTTTGAAGCCGTGGCCGAAATCAAACCACTCGGCGTCGGCGTGGATATCAAACCCTACGCGGTGAAAGAAATCACCGAAATGGGCCTGTATGACGCGTTTGTCGACATCTCGGTAGAGGCCAAAGAATCCATTTTCTATACCGGCTACGGCCAGCAGATTTTCGCTGAACAGTGCGGCAAGCATATGGGTTACGAATATGACCAGCGCTTTGTCCATCGCGGCCATCTGCAAATGATGTTGTACCGAGCGGTGCAGGAACGCCTGGGCGCGGACGCCATCACCCTCGGTTGCCGTTGCAGCCATTTCGAACAGGACGACAGCGGCGTCACCGTACATTTCGATACCCGTCTCAACCCTAATGCGCCGCAAAGCGTGCGCGCGGATGTGGTGATCGGCGTCGACGGCATTCGTTCGGTGGTGCGCAGCAAATTGCTGCCGGAATCTGCCCGCAGCCACTTCTCCGGTCTGACCTTATATCGCGGCGTCACGGTGATGCCTCCGTTCAAAACCGGCGGCAGCATTCTGCATATTGGCGATCCGATTCGTCAGGGCACGCTGATCGTTTATCCGATCCAGAACAACGTCGATGGCAAAGGTAATCAGCTGGTGAACTGGGTGATTGAACAGGACGAGAAGCCACAAAGCGAAGAAGACTGGAACCAGGAGACTGGCGTCAAAGAGATCGAGCATGTGTTTGACGACTGTCAGCTCGATTTTATCGATGTCAGCGCCATGATCCGCAACGCCCGTGAATGCTACCTGTTCCCGCTGATCGACCATGACCCGTTACCGCAATGGTCATTTGGCCGTATCACCCTGCTCGGCGATGCGGCTCATGCCATGTATCCGCGCGGTGGCAACAGCGTCTGTCAGGCGTTTGTTGATGCCCGCGTCATCGCCGAAAAACTGGCCAGCATCGCCGACCCGGTCGCCGCGCTGCAAGCCTACGAGCTGGAACGCCGCGAGAAGGTGAACTGGCTGGTGCTGGCATCACGCGGTGAAGGCCCGGAAGTGGTGCGCCGTATCGTCGAAGAACGCAGCGGTGGTAAACCGTTCGACGACATTGAAAAAATCTTCCCGCACGAAGAAGCCCTGTCGATTTTCAGCGAGTACCACGCCAAAGCCGGTATGCGCATCCCGACAGAAAAAGAGACCGACCAACCGACGAAATACCAATCGGTTTTTGCCACCCAAAAATAA
- a CDS encoding DUF3500 domain-containing protein, translated as MTSQNFRDYLMPNDAERIGLARGVDLHTYGARMLATEKAQKLKAHWQAMLDETFRGITRDGEVQPDLFTLQDEGFASDEAVRAAQALFATLDRTRQQQVSYAIDAPQWRAWYNPEIPFNDYGVRLDETTAATHEAFWSLLRSCTSAAGFTRVQQVMDANHFLGELYDLTHIMNRWSFHFLLFGTPSTTQPWGWSIYGHHVAFCCFIVGRQLVIAPTFFGVEPNVIARGDASDCVLFRAEEQLGLALMQSLSARQQHRATIYQLMEDPAMPADRFNFADQRHLGGAFQDNRVIPLEGVCVAEFTPAQRRQVMALVAVFLGFLPDAPRAARLQQIEAHLDDTWWSWIGGCGDDDVFYYRLQSPVVMLEFDHHSGMWLTNEEPARFHIHTITRIPNGNDYGKALLSQLQK; from the coding sequence ATGACCAGCCAAAATTTTCGCGATTATCTGATGCCCAACGATGCCGAACGTATCGGACTGGCGCGCGGGGTTGATCTGCACACCTACGGCGCACGGATGCTGGCAACGGAAAAAGCCCAGAAACTCAAAGCTCACTGGCAGGCGATGCTGGATGAAACTTTTCGCGGCATTACCCGCGACGGCGAGGTGCAGCCCGATCTTTTTACCTTGCAGGATGAAGGTTTTGCGTCAGATGAGGCGGTGAGGGCGGCGCAGGCGCTGTTTGCCACGCTCGATCGCACCCGCCAACAACAGGTGAGTTATGCCATAGATGCGCCGCAGTGGCGCGCCTGGTACAACCCGGAGATTCCGTTCAATGATTACGGCGTCCGGTTGGATGAAACCACCGCCGCTACCCATGAGGCATTCTGGTCACTGTTGCGTAGCTGTACCAGCGCGGCGGGTTTTACCCGGGTGCAGCAGGTGATGGATGCTAACCATTTTCTCGGTGAACTGTACGATCTCACCCACATTATGAACCGCTGGAGTTTCCATTTTCTGCTGTTTGGCACGCCATCGACCACTCAGCCATGGGGCTGGTCGATTTACGGTCATCATGTGGCGTTTTGTTGTTTTATCGTCGGGCGGCAACTGGTGATCGCCCCAACTTTTTTTGGCGTCGAACCCAATGTGATTGCCCGTGGTGATGCCAGCGATTGTGTGTTGTTTCGCGCAGAGGAACAGCTCGGTCTGGCCTTGATGCAATCGCTCAGCGCCCGTCAGCAACATCGCGCCACGATTTATCAGTTAATGGAAGACCCCGCCATGCCTGCTGATCGTTTCAACTTTGCCGATCAGCGGCATCTCGGCGGCGCGTTTCAGGATAACCGGGTGATCCCGCTGGAAGGGGTGTGCGTGGCGGAGTTTACCCCGGCACAGCGTCGGCAAGTAATGGCGCTGGTGGCGGTGTTTCTCGGTTTTCTACCCGATGCGCCCCGCGCGGCGCGCCTGCAACAGATTGAGGCGCATCTCGATGATACCTGGTGGAGCTGGATTGGCGGTTGTGGTGATGACGATGTGTTCTATTACCGGCTGCAAAGCCCGGTAGTGATGCTGGAGTTTGATCATCACAGCGGCATGTGGCTGACCAATGAAGAACCGGCGCGCTTCCATATCCACACCATTACCCGGATTCCCAACGGAAACGACTACGGCAAGGCGTTGTTGTCGCAGTTGCAGAAGTAA
- the hpaH gene encoding 2-oxo-hept-4-ene-1,7-dioate hydratase, protein MLSQSELLAAVAALDQAERHRSQTGLLSLRYPEMTLDDAYAVQQAWVRQKIEGGRKVIGWKIGLTSKAMQYALNIDTPDSGVLFDNMVFDDGATIPADRFIQPRIEAELAFVLNAPLCGPGVDVEAVLAATAYVLPALEILDTRIVRSDAASGKARTIVDTVADNAANAGIVLGSQLFAPENVDMRWMGAIVARNATVEETGLGAGVLNHPARGIAWLANRLAHYGDHLAAGQIVLAGSFIRPIEARHGDTIHADYGRHGSVSCYFA, encoded by the coding sequence ATGTTAAGCCAGAGCGAATTGTTAGCCGCCGTCGCGGCGCTGGATCAGGCCGAGCGCCATCGCAGCCAGACCGGATTGCTGTCACTGCGCTACCCGGAGATGACGCTGGATGACGCTTATGCGGTGCAGCAGGCGTGGGTGCGACAAAAAATTGAGGGTGGCCGGAAGGTGATTGGCTGGAAGATTGGCCTGACCTCCAAAGCGATGCAGTACGCGCTGAATATCGACACCCCTGATTCCGGCGTGCTGTTCGACAACATGGTGTTTGATGACGGGGCCACCATCCCGGCTGACCGCTTTATCCAGCCACGTATCGAGGCGGAACTGGCCTTTGTGCTCAACGCACCACTGTGCGGGCCAGGCGTGGACGTTGAAGCGGTATTGGCCGCCACCGCTTATGTGCTACCGGCGCTGGAGATCCTCGATACCCGCATCGTGCGTAGCGATGCTGCCAGCGGCAAAGCGCGCACTATCGTCGATACCGTCGCTGATAATGCCGCCAATGCAGGCATCGTATTAGGCAGCCAGTTGTTCGCGCCAGAAAATGTCGATATGCGCTGGATGGGCGCGATTGTGGCACGCAATGCCACCGTCGAGGAGACCGGGCTGGGTGCCGGCGTGCTGAACCATCCGGCACGCGGTATTGCCTGGCTGGCAAACCGGCTGGCGCACTATGGTGACCACCTTGCCGCCGGGCAAATCGTCCTCGCCGGTTCGTTTATCCGTCCGATTGAAGCCCGTCATGGTGACACCATTCATGCTGACTATGGCCGCCACGGTTCCGTCAGCTGCTACTTTGCGTGA
- a CDS encoding DUF2218 domain-containing protein, producing MVGQSELDTQPAAGKTGRRARAFDYGELRLLLLAIIAKQPSHGYELIHEVNERLGGTYKPSPGVLYPALTWLYDRGYAEIDLEKGGRKRYRITDEGNAFLSANKTVIDMLVARVVPKAQGHGKSPQAIVEAMDHLKRALSLRAKMEPVADQVVTRIGEIIHVAANQIEALLNAPTLSAGAAKCVADIVTPNGERFLRRLGSHFQHRTPVVMDENSGHFRMSMGEVRMEVLEGIFRVTLTALNEEKLTEMQHILVRHLEEAAVRETLEVIWQPV from the coding sequence ATGGTTGGACAAAGCGAATTGGATACGCAGCCTGCGGCTGGCAAAACGGGTCGCCGGGCGCGCGCTTTCGATTACGGCGAGTTGCGCCTGCTGTTGCTGGCGATTATCGCCAAACAGCCCAGCCACGGTTATGAGCTGATTCATGAAGTGAATGAACGTCTGGGCGGCACCTACAAACCCAGCCCTGGCGTGCTCTATCCGGCGCTTACCTGGCTGTACGATCGCGGCTACGCCGAAATCGATTTAGAGAAGGGTGGCCGTAAACGCTACCGCATCACCGACGAAGGGAATGCATTCCTCAGCGCCAATAAAACCGTGATTGATATGCTGGTGGCGCGCGTGGTGCCCAAGGCGCAGGGGCATGGCAAGTCGCCGCAGGCGATTGTTGAGGCGATGGATCATCTGAAACGTGCGCTCAGTCTGCGTGCCAAAATGGAGCCGGTGGCGGATCAGGTGGTCACGCGTATCGGGGAGATTATCCATGTTGCCGCCAACCAGATCGAAGCGTTGCTGAATGCGCCCACTTTAAGCGCAGGGGCGGCAAAATGTGTGGCGGATATCGTGACGCCGAATGGCGAGCGTTTTCTGCGCCGCCTCGGTAGCCACTTTCAGCATCGCACGCCGGTGGTGATGGATGAGAACAGCGGCCATTTTCGCATGAGTATGGGCGAAGTCCGCATGGAAGTCCTGGAGGGCATTTTTCGCGTCACCCTCACCGCGCTGAATGAGGAGAAGTTGACCGAGATGCAGCATATTCTGGTGCGTCATCTGGAAGAGGCTGCGGTGCGCGAAACGCTGGAAGTGATATGGCAGCCGGTTTAA
- a CDS encoding nuclear transport factor 2 family protein, whose translation MNDTRAELLEFEQQRQQALIHADLPRLERMLADDLVHIHSTGLVHNKAQFLAHVQRMGGFVAIQRDAPDIRLEGDIAILSGDTRNRVRRLETGEEAERYGFSTLVLRRTSSGWQILLSQLTPHQV comes from the coding sequence ATGAACGACACGCGTGCGGAATTACTTGAGTTTGAACAACAGCGTCAGCAGGCGTTAATCCACGCCGATCTGCCGCGACTGGAGCGCATGTTGGCCGACGATTTAGTGCATATCCACAGCACCGGCCTGGTGCACAACAAAGCGCAATTTCTGGCGCATGTGCAACGCATGGGCGGTTTTGTCGCCATTCAGCGTGATGCGCCCGATATCCGGCTGGAAGGTGATATTGCCATCCTCAGCGGTGACACGCGCAACCGGGTACGACGGCTGGAAACGGGAGAAGAGGCGGAGCGCTACGGTTTCTCGACGCTGGTGCTACGCCGCACTTCCTCCGGCTGGCAAATTTTGCTCTCGCAATTAACGCCTCATCAGGTCTGA
- a CDS encoding RidA family protein produces MSRRESIYIDAFPHANPIPAACRVGAMLYSGVIYGRDPQTQQVPADLAQQCALMFSHIESIVKAAGGTLNDVIKVTLWMQDKSQREVVNHFWLAAFPDENSRPARHALDGNFSGNTLIQCDFIAVLDR; encoded by the coding sequence ATGAGCCGTCGCGAAAGTATCTATATTGACGCCTTCCCCCATGCCAATCCGATCCCGGCGGCGTGTCGGGTAGGGGCGATGTTGTATTCCGGGGTGATCTACGGACGTGACCCGCAGACCCAGCAGGTGCCCGCCGATCTCGCTCAGCAGTGCGCGCTGATGTTTAGCCATATTGAAAGCATCGTCAAGGCAGCGGGGGGCACGCTGAACGATGTGATCAAGGTGACACTCTGGATGCAGGACAAATCGCAGCGTGAGGTGGTGAATCACTTTTGGCTGGCGGCGTTCCCGGACGAGAACTCGCGTCCGGCGCGCCATGCGCTGGACGGGAACTTCAGCGGTAATACCTTAATTCAGTGCGATTTTATCGCCGTCCTCGATCGCTAA
- a CDS encoding MFS transporter has protein sequence MSTFIQNPLVRILVAYALGVMAAMTVSEAVTELGSIAQEFHVFEHSQIGLIMSLPSLMVALGALLAGYIVDRAGDRVVLLIGAVVIVLGDVCVVAAPSFNLLLAGRIVTGIGYVLTAVAAVTLLIRITTGKQRNMAMALWSTFVPASFLLPFLSAGLADHFGNWRAAFLAHSVLTLALAFVATVSLPRRTPEEKAQFSRTRGLRSVLRSPLIYLLGISFGADAFLQTGIISTLAPYLAKRYSVPLLEVAHWNVVAMVCNGIGCLMVGALLNRGVKAAAIGVVGLVLTGAPALAIFTLPLGFMFSIGASWLFMFGSGLLVGMWALAPVVAPSRESIGATSGLITQLTLVGVFLGPPLFIAAQNSDNPQSLALLVIGGLVVCLAGLPIWLRDVQRQTGHDLKANTLKSHS, from the coding sequence GTGAGTACATTTATTCAAAACCCGCTGGTGCGGATTCTGGTTGCCTACGCACTCGGCGTGATGGCAGCAATGACCGTCAGCGAAGCGGTAACGGAATTGGGTTCGATTGCGCAAGAGTTTCATGTCTTTGAACACAGCCAGATCGGCCTGATCATGTCGCTGCCGTCGTTGATGGTGGCCCTCGGCGCACTGCTGGCGGGTTACATCGTCGACCGCGCCGGTGACCGGGTGGTGTTGCTGATCGGGGCCGTGGTGATCGTGTTGGGGGATGTCTGCGTGGTCGCCGCCCCATCCTTTAATCTGCTGCTGGCCGGGCGCATCGTTACCGGCATCGGTTATGTATTAACTGCCGTGGCCGCCGTGACCTTGTTGATCCGTATCACCACCGGCAAACAGCGCAATATGGCGATGGCACTGTGGTCCACTTTTGTGCCTGCCAGTTTTCTGCTGCCGTTCCTCTCTGCCGGGCTGGCTGACCATTTTGGCAACTGGCGCGCGGCCTTTCTGGCGCACTCAGTCCTGACGCTGGCCCTGGCGTTTGTCGCGACCGTCAGCTTGCCGCGCCGCACGCCTGAAGAGAAAGCGCAGTTCTCCCGTACCCGCGGTTTACGTTCCGTACTGCGCAGCCCGCTGATCTATCTGCTGGGGATTTCCTTCGGTGCCGATGCCTTTCTGCAAACCGGCATTATCTCCACCCTCGCCCCGTATCTCGCCAAACGCTACAGCGTGCCGCTGCTGGAAGTTGCCCACTGGAACGTGGTGGCGATGGTGTGTAACGGCATCGGCTGCCTGATGGTTGGCGCACTGCTGAATCGGGGCGTCAAAGCCGCCGCGATTGGTGTGGTGGGCCTGGTGCTGACCGGTGCGCCCGCACTGGCGATTTTCACTCTGCCGCTCGGCTTTATGTTCTCCATCGGTGCCTCCTGGCTGTTTATGTTCGGCAGCGGTTTGCTGGTGGGCATGTGGGCACTGGCTCCGGTGGTCGCGCCGTCACGCGAAAGCATCGGGGCCACCAGCGGCCTGATCACCCAACTGACGCTGGTCGGCGTGTTCTTAGGCCCACCGTTGTTTATCGCCGCGCAGAACAGTGACAACCCACAGTCGCTGGCGCTGCTGGTGATTGGCGGACTGGTCGTCTGCCTCGCCGGATTGCCGATCTGGCTGCGCGATGTACAGCGTCAGACCGGTCACGATCTCAAAGCTAATACCCTGAAAAGCCACAGTTAA
- a CDS encoding amidohydrolase family protein, which translates to MSKIIDANMHWLPGELFSDKKLLNSFLDCVPKQYGVHTRVEKIEGKELSQLIIEQPKGFVNLNYAEGQYTLESQLADMEKAGVDHAIFRLPVWQEWLDLETCKEVNTRMAEYVKRSEGRMSALAVVPPWGTDDCLREVDRCLNQLGFRGAQIVAHYGQIYLDDPAFRPYLTFLNDLKVPVVVHHTPLPVDFNSVLPYTNQRRQFGRCVDQATAVGRELFSGMFDELPNLRFIHSMLGGAFYAFADMLVPPQHQFNDAVDRFQTGTGNLRAQLSNNIFFDTSGAPQWGKAQLEAAVKVIGGKNILYGSSYPIRKDWFFKGIETIESLDISAEDKANILGGNAARMFNLA; encoded by the coding sequence ATGAGCAAGATTATCGATGCCAACATGCACTGGCTGCCGGGCGAGCTGTTTTCTGACAAGAAACTGCTGAATTCATTTCTCGACTGCGTGCCAAAACAGTATGGCGTGCACACCCGCGTGGAGAAAATTGAAGGCAAGGAACTGAGCCAGCTGATCATCGAGCAGCCGAAAGGCTTTGTTAACCTGAACTATGCCGAAGGGCAATACACGCTGGAAAGCCAGTTGGCGGATATGGAGAAAGCCGGGGTCGACCATGCCATTTTCCGTCTGCCGGTATGGCAGGAGTGGCTGGATCTGGAGACCTGTAAAGAGGTCAACACCCGTATGGCGGAATACGTGAAGCGCAGCGAAGGCCGCATGTCCGCGTTGGCGGTCGTGCCACCGTGGGGCACCGACGATTGCCTGCGCGAAGTGGATCGCTGCCTGAATCAACTCGGTTTCCGTGGCGCGCAGATCGTGGCGCACTACGGTCAAATCTATCTCGACGATCCGGCCTTCCGTCCGTACCTGACGTTCCTCAACGATCTTAAGGTACCGGTGGTGGTCCACCACACCCCGCTGCCAGTGGACTTCAACTCGGTGCTGCCTTACACCAACCAACGTCGCCAGTTTGGGCGCTGCGTGGATCAGGCAACAGCGGTCGGTCGCGAGCTGTTCAGCGGCATGTTTGATGAGCTGCCCAATCTGCGTTTTATCCACTCCATGTTGGGCGGCGCGTTCTACGCCTTCGCCGATATGCTGGTACCGCCACAACATCAGTTTAACGATGCAGTGGATCGTTTCCAGACCGGCACGGGCAACCTGCGCGCGCAGTTGAGCAACAACATCTTCTTCGATACCTCCGGCGCGCCGCAATGGGGTAAAGCGCAGCTGGAAGCGGCGGTGAAGGTGATCGGCGGCAAAAACATCCTGTACGGCAGCTCCTACCCGATCCGTAAGGACTGGTTCTTCAAAGGCATTGAAACCATTGAGAGTCTGGATATCAGCGCCGAAGACAAAGCCAACATTTTGGGTGGTAACGCCGCGCGCATGTTTAACCTGGCATAA
- a CDS encoding fumarylacetoacetate hydrolase family protein translates to MERPQFIRFSAEQGQVDAYGLVSGAGVIDLTRHFADRWPTLDAVIADNALAALAAEAQHLPVDYALSEIQFEMPLQQPGKILCIGVNYPNRNAEYKDGQSAPDYPSMFVRFPESLTGHQQPLLRPAESAQLDYEGEVVIVIGKSGRRIAENAALDHIAAITVGNEGTVRDWVRHSKFNVTQGKNFYRSGAIGPWLVPFTDAAQIADIRLTTYVNGELRQDDRTRNMTFSFSWIIAYISTFIPLNPGDIIFTGTPTGAGARFEPPIWLKPGDVIEVHAEGIGTLRNHVQDEV, encoded by the coding sequence GTGGAACGACCGCAATTTATCCGCTTTTCCGCCGAACAAGGTCAGGTAGATGCTTATGGTTTAGTCAGTGGAGCTGGCGTGATTGACCTGACGCGGCACTTTGCCGATCGCTGGCCGACACTGGATGCCGTGATCGCGGATAACGCCCTCGCCGCGCTGGCCGCCGAAGCGCAACACCTGCCGGTGGATTATGCCCTGAGCGAAATCCAGTTTGAGATGCCGCTTCAGCAACCGGGCAAAATTCTGTGTATCGGTGTCAACTATCCTAACCGCAACGCCGAATATAAAGACGGACAGAGCGCACCGGATTACCCGTCGATGTTCGTCCGTTTTCCTGAATCACTCACCGGACATCAGCAACCGCTGCTGCGCCCTGCCGAGAGCGCACAGCTTGATTACGAAGGTGAAGTGGTGATCGTGATCGGCAAATCTGGCCGCCGCATCGCCGAAAATGCAGCGTTAGACCATATCGCCGCTATCACCGTCGGCAATGAAGGCACGGTGCGTGACTGGGTGCGGCACAGCAAATTCAATGTCACCCAGGGCAAAAACTTCTATCGATCCGGCGCGATTGGCCCGTGGCTGGTGCCCTTTACCGATGCTGCGCAGATCGCCGATATCCGTCTGACCACCTATGTTAACGGCGAGCTGCGTCAGGACGATCGTACCCGCAACATGACCTTCTCATTTAGCTGGATCATCGCCTATATCTCGACCTTTATCCCGCTCAATCCTGGCGACATCATTTTTACCGGCACCCCTACGGGCGCGGGCGCGCGTTTCGAACCGCCAATCTGGCTGAAGCCTGGCGATGTGATTGAGGTGCATGCTGAAGGCATCGGCACCCTGCGCAACCACGTTCAGGATGAGGTGTAA